Genomic DNA from Paenibacillus borealis:
ACCAGCAACATCAGCAACACAGTCAGCACTCCATCAGCACCACAGCTGCACCACATCACCGCTACAGCACCACCACACCAGCAACACAGTCTGCACCACACCAGCACCACATCACCACTACAGCACCACCACATCAGCATCACAGTCAGCACCATAGCTACACTACTTCAGCACTCAATCAGCACCACACCAGCACCACAGCTGCACCACATCACCACTACAGCAGCATTACATCAGCATCACAGTCAGCACCACAGCTACACTACATCAGCACTCAATCAGCACCACATCAGCACCACAGTCAGCACCACACCAGCACCACATCACCACCACAGCAGCACCTCAATAGCGGCCGAAGCTTCCAAATGCAATCCCAAGCGGAACGTCATTACCGTCCTTTTAAAGGATAAGTTATCATGTGGAACATATAAATTTTTATATCCGCACAAAAAACAGCTGCCTCCCGCAGGAAGCAGCTGTCTTGTCAAACCCTGAACTATTAATCGGATTAACTAAGCTCCGGTTGTCCCGCCGTCAGCAGATCGGAGCAGACGCGCTCCAGATAAGGCTCCGCGCCGAGAAAATCGCGGAACGCGCTGTACTCGCGCCATTTGGCGGCGTTGTCGCCGCTGTCGCTCCGCACGGCACGGATTAGAATGTTCTTCGGCGTATGCTCCATGTCGATGAATTCCAGCAGCTGGCTGCGGTAGCCCATCAGATCGAGCAACTTGGCCCGGATCGCATCCGTGGCCAGGGCCGAGAACCGTTCCTTCAGGATTCCGTGCGACAGCAGCGGGCTCAGCACATCGCTCTGCACCTGCGCAAACAGCTCATGCTGGCAGCAAGGCACCGAGAGGATGACTGATGCGCCCCAGCGTACCGCCTTCTCCAGAGCGGCATCTGTCGCTGTATCACAGGCATGCAGCGTAACGACCATGTCCACCTGATCCAGTTCATTATAGTCCGCGATATCGCCGACCAGGAACCGCAGACGGTCGTAGCCCAGCTTGGCAGCGAGCGCACCGCAGTGCGCAATGACATCAGCCTTCAGGTCTAGACCGACAATATTCAGCTCCCGCTGCTCACGGACGGCCAGATAATGGTACAGGGCAAAGGTCAGATAGGATTTGCCGCAGCCGAAATCAACAATCGTCAGCGGACGGCCTGCCGGAAGATCACCGAGCACATCCTGGACCATCTCAAGGAACCGGTTGATCTGGCGGAATTTATCGTATTTCTTCGCCAGCACTTTGCCTTCGCTGTTCATAATGCCCAGCTCTACGAGAAACGGCACCGGCTCCCCTTCGTCCAGGACATACTGCTTCCGGCGGTTATGCGCCAGGTCCGGCGCTTCCTGTTTGCTGGCGGACTTGGTCAGAATGGACACCTTGTATTTTTTGCTGATTAGCACCTGGTAGTCGGCACTGGCGGTACAGAGCAGGCCTTGGCGGAAGGTCTCTCTCAGCAAAGTCAGCATTTCTTCAGCGGCATCCTCTGCCGGAATATTGCGGTGTTCGACCTTGGGGCCGATATAGTAGGCGAACTGATAGTGCAGCTTGCCTTTTAATTCAACAGGTTTGATCTGCACTTTGCTGTAGGTGACCCCACCTTTGCTGCGCAGCTGGCTTAGTGTAGCCGTAATCAGCGTACGGCCGGTAATGACTTGTTCGAGCAATGCTTTCAAAGATTCCACTGGGTACATCTCACTTTCGAATTTATAAATAGAGCACGCTGTCTCCTGAATATCGTTATATTATAGCATTAACAGTAAGCTTGCTCCATTCTTCCCCGCCCTGCTGCACTTCCTCTAGTGGAAGACCACCCTGGGTTAACAGCTCCGGACTCAACAGCAGCAGCCGCCCGTACAGCTCCCTGCCCTCTGCCGCAACATCCTCCCCTTGCTCCCATAGCCGGTACAGACTGTCCTCCGCTTTGGCATAATGCCCCAAGGATTCCTGGTAGGCCATCAGCAGACGTTCCGTTTTGGCCGGAAGGCGGTAAGGCTCTACTTCTTCCAATAGCTCCTTGATATCTTCCGTCATGTTCAGCAGCTCACGGCCAGCACCATGCAGATCCGCATACAAGAACAGATGCAAGGACCGCATCGCCCTGAACAGGGCTTGATCCTGATCCCCTTTTGCCGCGTAAATACCGCCTTCCTCCTTCAGCAGCCGGGCTACCCCTTGCAGCTTATCGGACTCCAGCACACCGCCGAGACGAAACATATCAATAATGTCCTCTACGGACAGCGAATTGAGCAGACGGGAATTTATGCGGAAATGCCGCATCAGCAGCTCGTCCACTTCCCACAGGGCTTCTGTTGTTTTTTTATCCTGCTTCAAGGTCATTACCTTGGCAACCATTGCCGTCATATCCTCGATCATGCGTACGATATAATCTCTCCGGAACATGTTTGCTCACCCTTTCGTATCCGCACCCACATTTATTACAATCCCGCCAAAAGCTGGCCATCGTCTAAGTCTATAGTCTTTGGACTAATCTTAAGCCATTTCATGCGGCAGCGCCACCTTGTTCAGTACCAGAACATCAGCCCATCTCTGCTATGCCTGCAATCAATAATCCTTGACATAAAAGAGCCGGCCCGAATACAATACAAATACTCGATCTGTAATCCAGATCATACTATTATGCAGATCGAATGGCTCCTGAAAATACATTATCCATGGAATTACTATTGATAATATCCGTTAATCTAAATTACATATTGGAGGAAATTCTATGTCACAACCCGCTGACCCCGGGCAAAGCCCGCTTGAAGCAGCTGCTTCAAGCAAGTCCCAACTAGAAGAAAACATCCAGCCTTTGAAGGTCACCCCGGAACAGGATAAGCTGCTGGAAAGCGCCTTGCGGATTAAGATCATGCATACGCTGTCGGGGGAACCCCTCACGTCCAAGCAGGTTGCCGGGAAGCTGAACAAGACACCGGGGAACATCCACTACCACATTGTCAAGCTGTATGAGGGCGGGCTTCTGGAGCTTGTCCGCACCGAAGCAGCAGGGGGCATCATCCAGAAATTCTACCGCTCCAAAGGGACGATGTTCCGTTCGGAACAGCTTAGCAGCTTCCACTTCCGCAAAGAAGACCAGGTGGAGCATTTCATTACCAGACTCACCCTCTCTCCTCCGGAGCTTGCGAAATTCCATCAGGAGATGCTGGAGCTGATCACCGCCTGGGAATCCAAAGTTACTGCCGGTGACGAATATGGTGTTGAGATCGTGATGGGACGTCTGCAGCCTGCTGATCCTGCACCGGAGCCGGATACAGATACGGAGGTACAGGACTAGATGAATACCGCCGCTCCTTCCGGACAAGAAAGGCGCAATCCGCTGCAGGGTTTCGCTGCTCCCTTTGTCCAGTCACGCGCCTTCCCCTATTTGTGGCTGGGACATTTAATTTCGTTCCTCGGCAGTTCGGTGACGATGGTCATTCTGCCCGTCCTTGTCTATTCCCTAACCGGATCAACCACCACGATGGGTCTGGTCATGGCCGCCTATATGCTGCCAAATGTAGTCATGCTTCCGGTATCCGGACATATCGTGGACCGTTACGACCGTGTGCGGATTATGATGCTGGCCGATATCGCCCGCTTCGCCGTTATGATGATAACGGCAGTTCTGGCGCTGACCGGAATTCTCAGCATTCCGCTGCTTTATGTTCTAGTAGCTTTCTATGGACTGCTCGACGGCTTATTTCAGCCTGCCTATGCTGCAGTCCGGGCTACAGTATTCACTTCAGACATCCGGGTAGCTGCGAACTCACTGACCCAAATTACTACCCAGTCGGTACGTCTGATCGGTCCCGCGCTAGGAGGTCTGCTGATCACCCGCCTGTCCGCAGGTGTCGGCTTCGGTCTTGATGCCTTCACTTATCTGATCTCCCTAATCTGCCTTGTCTACCTGCGCAGAGTACTGATTGGCAAATTGCTGCCCGGACCCGCCGCAGATTCCGCAGCCTCCGTTATGCCTGTACCGGAAACCTCTGACACGCCTAACTGGAAAGATGATTTCATCGAGGGAATCTCCGTTCTGCGCAGCCACCCCTGGCTGTGGATTACGATCCTGGCCTTCTGCTTCATCAACATCTGTTATGCAGGGATCAGCAGTGTACTTCTTCCCTGGC
This window encodes:
- a CDS encoding class I SAM-dependent methyltransferase, translating into MYPVESLKALLEQVITGRTLITATLSQLRSKGGVTYSKVQIKPVELKGKLHYQFAYYIGPKVEHRNIPAEDAAEEMLTLLRETFRQGLLCTASADYQVLISKKYKVSILTKSASKQEAPDLAHNRRKQYVLDEGEPVPFLVELGIMNSEGKVLAKKYDKFRQINRFLEMVQDVLGDLPAGRPLTIVDFGCGKSYLTFALYHYLAVREQRELNIVGLDLKADVIAHCGALAAKLGYDRLRFLVGDIADYNELDQVDMVVTLHACDTATDAALEKAVRWGASVILSVPCCQHELFAQVQSDVLSPLLSHGILKERFSALATDAIRAKLLDLMGYRSQLLEFIDMEHTPKNILIRAVRSDSGDNAAKWREYSAFRDFLGAEPYLERVCSDLLTAGQPELS
- a CDS encoding DUF6483 family protein, with amino-acid sequence MFRRDYIVRMIEDMTAMVAKVMTLKQDKKTTEALWEVDELLMRHFRINSRLLNSLSVEDIIDMFRLGGVLESDKLQGVARLLKEEGGIYAAKGDQDQALFRAMRSLHLFLYADLHGAGRELLNMTEDIKELLEEVEPYRLPAKTERLLMAYQESLGHYAKAEDSLYRLWEQGEDVAAEGRELYGRLLLLSPELLTQGGLPLEEVQQGGEEWSKLTVNAII
- a CDS encoding ArsR/SmtB family transcription factor, with amino-acid sequence MSQPADPGQSPLEAAASSKSQLEENIQPLKVTPEQDKLLESALRIKIMHTLSGEPLTSKQVAGKLNKTPGNIHYHIVKLYEGGLLELVRTEAAGGIIQKFYRSKGTMFRSEQLSSFHFRKEDQVEHFITRLTLSPPELAKFHQEMLELITAWESKVTAGDEYGVEIVMGRLQPADPAPEPDTDTEVQD
- a CDS encoding MFS transporter, coding for MNTAAPSGQERRNPLQGFAAPFVQSRAFPYLWLGHLISFLGSSVTMVILPVLVYSLTGSTTTMGLVMAAYMLPNVVMLPVSGHIVDRYDRVRIMMLADIARFAVMMITAVLALTGILSIPLLYVLVAFYGLLDGLFQPAYAAVRATVFTSDIRVAANSLTQITTQSVRLIGPALGGLLITRLSAGVGFGLDAFTYLISLICLVYLRRVLIGKLLPGPAADSAASVMPVPETSDTPNWKDDFIEGISVLRSHPWLWITILAFCFINICYAGISSVLLPWLFKIHHGWPPYVYGLAVTFSGVGAIIAGLLFGLRPKWKNRGIMAYGGAMLGGVALLLMPFAGSPAAAIGFFALEGFGLMIFGLIWEISLQELVPKEAFGRVASLDLFGSFALLPVGYIFVGWLADLIGGVPTIIIFSSLGLTCVALVLCVPAIRKFQ